A genomic window from Sceloporus undulatus isolate JIND9_A2432 ecotype Alabama chromosome 9, SceUnd_v1.1, whole genome shotgun sequence includes:
- the LOC121915195 gene encoding reticulon-2-like, which translates to MGQVLGFAHCKESPSTASTTPDSTDGGNDESDFPELQTAREFSEDEEEEEASVEWGTPRELTFSYITIAAPNSSSPPLGDQGPRGRRDSQTRRARVPLPRTETCETFVPALGDSLENIPSLCPSPEGEGSPPLGSCQGLDAFSGWDVHTGFIDELDTAEGEGQSGSPPHSPVGQAKEGEQSIRSSSDSSSDTSLGDLPPLDALAPEHERGASCGAEHFQPQALTSPLEFGQHASLDEEMEEAHEEEEEEEEEEEKEEEEGLDWEPIAEHQDEPDLSGSPLGICIAAGEQTADVCVCVSECMSWFPNEGIVFCMPGKKEMGEKFQMALVDYW; encoded by the exons aagaATCTCCTTCAACCGCCTCCACCACTCCGGACTCCACCGATG GCGGCAACGATGAGTCCGACTTCCCGGAGCTGCAGACGGCGCGGGAGTTCTCCgaggacgaggaggaagaggaggcctctGTGGAATGGGGGACCCCGCGGGAGTTGACTTTTTCCTACATCACCATCGCGGCCCCCAACAGCAGCAGCCCACCCTTAGGGGACCAGGGCCCACGGGGCCGGCGTGACTCCCAGACCCGCCGGGCACGGGTCCCTCTGCCACGTACGGAGACCTGCGAGACCTTTGTGCCTGCTCTGGGGGACAGTTTGGAGAACATTCCCAGCCTGTGCCCATCTCCCGAAGGAGAGGGGTCACCCCCCCTGGGCAGCTGCCAAGGACTGGATGCCTTCTCAGGCTGGGATGTCCACACGGGCTTCATTGATGAACTGGACACGGCAGAAGGAGAGGGACAGTCTGGATCTCCACCTCACAGCCCTGTTGGGCAGGCCAAGGAAGGGGAACAGAGCATCAGGAGTAGCAGCGACTCATCCTCAG ATACTTCCCTGGGGGACCTCCCGCCACTTGACGCCTTAGCACCCGAACACGAAAGGGGTGCCTCTTGTGGGGCTGAGCACTTCCAACCCCAAGCACTGACCTCACCGCTGGAGTTTGGCCAACACGCATCGTTGGACGAAGAGATGGAAGAGgcccatgaggaggaggaggaggaggaggaggaggaggagaaggaagaagaggaaggcttAGACTGGGAGCCCATCGCAGAACATCAAGATGAACCAGACCTGTCAGGTAGCCCACTGGGAATATGCATCGCAGCAGGTGAGCAGACGGccgatgtgtgtgtctgtgtctctgaaTGTATGTCTTGGTTTCCAAATGAAGGAATTGTTTTCTGCATgccaggaaaaaaagagatggGGGAGAAGTTCCAAATGGCTCTGGTTGATTACTGGTAA
- the LOC121915196 gene encoding reticulon-2-like: MNAPVRSLQGAPGAANTRQVAMANTVADLVYWRDTRKSACVFTILMVALLCLLHFSIISVASYVSLAALTITISLRVYSKALQAIHRGEGNNPFQAQLDADIGLSKEQLERLTERVVFYVTSGTKSLQRLFLVDDMVESIKFAFFFYILTYVGAVFNGLTLLILGVISAFTFPLLYRQHQAQIDQYVGLVRNQLSNLRAKMLAKLPTAKAKAE, encoded by the exons ATGAATGCGCCGGTGAGGTCCCTACAAGGAGCACCTGGAGCTGCAAACACAAGGCAGGTTGCCATGGCTAATACAG TGGCGGATTTGGTGTACTGGCGGGACACCCGCAAGTCGGCATGCGTCTTCACCATCCTGATGGTGGCCCTGCTCTGCCTGCTTCACTTCAGCATCATCAGCGTGGCCTCCTACGTCTCCCTCGCCGCCCTCACTATCACCATCTCTCTCAGGGTTTACAGCAAAGCGCTCCAGGCCATTCACCGCGGAGAAGGCAACAACCCTTTCCA GGCTCAGCTGGATGCTGACATTGGGCTGTCGAAAGAGCAGCTGGAGCGCCTGACGGAGCGAGTCGTCTTCTACGTCACGTCGGGCACCAAGTCCCTCCAGCGTCTCTTCCTGGTGGACGACATGGTGGAGTCCATTAAG TTCGCTTTCTTCTTCTACATCCTCACCTACGTGGGAGCTGTTTTCAATGGGCTGACCTTGCTTATACTGG GTGTGATAAGTGCATTTACCTTCCCTCTGCTGTACAGGCAACATCAG gcaCAGATTGACCAGTACGTAGGGCTGGTGAGGAATCAGTTGAGTAACCTCAGAGCAAA GATGCTGGCTAAGCTGCCAACAGCCAAAGCGAAAGCAGAATGA